From the genome of Rathayibacter sp. VKM Ac-2759, one region includes:
- a CDS encoding stage II sporulation protein M, which produces MDIDALSAARSAQWTRLDELSRKRRLSGNEADELVERYQSASADLAAITSTAGSTAVGTRLAVSLSRARGRLTGTGDEPLAAVSRFVVLSLPAALYRLRWLTLAVALATALVATLYAVWILGDPRLLASLGDDEELRRFAQNDFIDYYSENPAASFAGQVWTNNAWIAAQCVAFGIVGVYVPYILLQNAQNLGTSIAVMFHVGEGDTFFLYIAPHGQLELTAVFVAAAAGLRIFWAWIAPGPRTRGQALAEDARSLFTVAIGLVFVLLVSGVIEGFVTPAPWPWWLKIGIGAVALGAFLVYTVVVGRRAARAGETGDLDRFGAGSRSIAES; this is translated from the coding sequence ATGGACATCGACGCTCTCTCGGCCGCGCGCAGCGCTCAGTGGACGCGCCTGGACGAGCTCTCGCGCAAGCGCCGGCTGAGCGGGAACGAGGCGGACGAGCTCGTCGAGCGCTACCAGTCGGCGTCCGCCGATCTCGCCGCCATCACCTCCACCGCGGGCTCCACGGCGGTCGGCACCCGGCTCGCCGTCTCGCTGTCGCGGGCGCGCGGCCGCCTCACCGGCACCGGCGACGAGCCCCTGGCGGCCGTCTCGCGCTTCGTCGTGCTGTCGCTGCCGGCGGCGCTGTACCGCCTCCGCTGGCTGACCCTCGCGGTCGCGCTGGCGACGGCCCTGGTCGCCACGCTGTACGCGGTGTGGATCCTCGGCGACCCTCGTCTGCTCGCGTCCCTCGGCGACGACGAGGAGCTGCGCCGCTTCGCGCAGAACGACTTCATCGACTACTACTCCGAGAACCCGGCGGCCTCGTTCGCGGGCCAGGTCTGGACGAACAACGCCTGGATCGCCGCCCAGTGCGTCGCCTTCGGCATCGTCGGCGTCTACGTGCCGTACATCCTGCTGCAGAACGCGCAGAACCTCGGCACGTCGATCGCGGTGATGTTCCACGTGGGCGAGGGCGACACGTTCTTCCTCTACATCGCTCCGCACGGCCAGCTCGAGCTGACGGCCGTCTTCGTCGCGGCGGCGGCGGGCCTGCGCATCTTCTGGGCCTGGATCGCTCCGGGCCCGCGGACCCGGGGTCAGGCCCTCGCCGAGGACGCGCGGAGTCTCTTCACGGTCGCGATCGGACTGGTCTTCGTGCTGCTGGTGTCGGGAGTGATCGAGGGCTTCGTGACCCCGGCTCCGTGGCCGTGGTGGCTCAAGATCGGCATCGGGGCGGTCGCGCTCGGTGCGTTCCTGGTCTACACGGTGGTCGTCGGCCGCCGTGCCGCGCGGGCCGGCGAGACGGGCGACCTCGACCGCTTCGGCGCGGGCTCCCGCAGCATCGCCGAGAGCTGA
- the mtrB gene encoding MtrAB system histidine kinase MtrB, whose translation MSLARRFRVPAVRRWPRRILGAWRSSLQFRAVAITVLLSGIAIGSTGAYLSYSISDNLFQSRLSQVTGDTSRATRAAQGYLDAATVSTRQDMEEVMSSVRTAVRDASSSALIAIVRSPDQEASSLAPQDIYNRELQNGVISDELRQRVQDGVDGQYWQSVTLDSSGEQQPGILVGSTLELPSSAGRYELYIGYSLADAERTLQFVQQVLNIAGILLVLLIGAVSWVVVRLVVAPVRVAAQTSQRLAAGDFDVRIPEKGQDVIATLARSFNGMADSLQDQISELATLSRVQQRFVSDVSHELRTPLTTMKLAGDVLFDQREAFPPVAERTVELLHGQIGRFESLLADLLEISRHDAGSAELELEPVNLVRLASEEIADMSGIAAANGSALTLSAPGGYFDADMDSRRIRRIVRNLLGNAIEHGDGREIVVTVDSNASAVALAVRDYGHGMSSEEVVRVFDRFWRADPSRRRTLGGTGLGLSIAQEDTALHHGWLQVWSLPDRGACFRLTIPRRRGERIDSSPLPLPPIDAGEQAFTGPIVMPPLPTPDGALS comes from the coding sequence GTGTCGCTCGCGCGTCGGTTCCGGGTCCCGGCGGTCCGCCGCTGGCCGCGGAGGATCCTCGGTGCGTGGCGGAGCTCGCTGCAGTTCCGGGCGGTCGCGATCACCGTCCTGCTGAGCGGCATCGCCATCGGATCCACGGGCGCGTACCTCTCGTACAGCATCAGCGACAACCTGTTCCAGTCGCGGCTCAGCCAGGTGACCGGCGACACCTCCCGCGCCACGCGCGCCGCCCAGGGCTACCTCGACGCCGCCACCGTCTCCACCCGCCAGGACATGGAGGAGGTGATGAGCTCGGTGCGCACCGCGGTCCGCGACGCGTCCTCGTCGGCCCTGATCGCGATCGTCCGCTCGCCCGACCAGGAGGCGTCCTCCCTCGCGCCGCAGGACATCTACAACCGCGAGTTGCAGAACGGGGTGATCAGCGACGAGCTGCGCCAGCGCGTGCAGGACGGAGTCGACGGGCAGTACTGGCAGTCGGTGACCCTCGACTCGTCGGGCGAGCAGCAGCCGGGCATCCTGGTGGGCTCGACCCTCGAGCTGCCGAGCTCGGCGGGCCGGTACGAGCTCTACATCGGCTACTCCCTCGCCGATGCCGAGCGGACGCTCCAGTTCGTCCAGCAGGTCCTCAACATCGCCGGGATCCTGCTGGTCCTGCTCATCGGAGCCGTGAGCTGGGTCGTCGTGCGCCTGGTCGTCGCGCCGGTGAGGGTCGCCGCCCAGACCAGCCAGCGGCTGGCGGCGGGCGACTTCGACGTCCGCATCCCCGAGAAGGGGCAGGACGTGATCGCGACCCTCGCCCGCTCCTTCAACGGCATGGCCGACAGCCTCCAGGACCAGATCAGCGAGCTCGCGACCCTGAGCCGCGTCCAGCAGCGCTTCGTCTCGGACGTCTCGCACGAGCTGCGCACACCGCTCACCACCATGAAGCTGGCCGGCGACGTCCTCTTCGACCAGAGGGAGGCGTTCCCGCCGGTCGCCGAGCGCACGGTCGAGCTCCTGCACGGCCAGATCGGCCGGTTCGAGAGCCTGCTCGCCGACCTCCTCGAGATCTCCCGCCACGACGCCGGGTCGGCCGAGCTCGAGCTGGAGCCGGTGAACCTCGTGCGGCTGGCGAGCGAGGAGATCGCGGACATGAGCGGGATCGCCGCCGCGAACGGCTCCGCCCTCACCCTCTCGGCGCCCGGCGGCTACTTCGACGCCGACATGGACTCCCGCCGGATCCGCCGGATCGTCCGCAACCTCCTCGGCAACGCCATCGAGCACGGCGACGGCCGCGAGATCGTGGTCACCGTCGACAGCAACGCGTCCGCAGTCGCCCTCGCCGTCCGCGACTACGGCCACGGCATGAGCTCCGAGGAGGTCGTCCGGGTCTTCGACCGGTTCTGGCGGGCCGACCCCTCGCGCCGACGGACCCTCGGCGGCACGGGCCTCGGCCTCTCGATCGCGCAGGAGGACACCGCGCTGCACCACGGCTGGCTGCAGGTCTGGTCCCTGCCCGACCGCGGCGCGTGCTTCCGCCTGACCATCCCGCGCCGACGCGGCGAGCGGATCGACTCCTCGCCGCTGCCGCTGCCTCCGATCGACGCGGGCGAGCAGGCGTTCACCGGCCCGATCGTGATGCCGCCGCTGCCGACCCCGGACGGAGCGCTCTCGTGA
- the raiA gene encoding ribosome-associated translation inhibitor RaiA, whose translation MDIDITGRNVGITDRFRAYATEKAEKVEHLSDRALALEIKASRHSEGKGAPGGDRVELTLIGKGPVVRAEASGADKYAAFDVALGRLLERVRRAKDRKKVHRGQHRPVSLRDAAADDFSVVALQPADAAILEAVSTGVVPVQAEPAPADDEIEDEPYCPVVIRKKVFASVSMTVDDAVDYMELVGHDFYLFIDADTGRPSVVYRRKGWDYGVIGLGDEADELAEQAAV comes from the coding sequence ATGGACATCGACATCACAGGACGCAACGTGGGTATCACCGATCGCTTCCGCGCGTACGCGACGGAGAAGGCGGAGAAGGTCGAGCACCTCTCCGATCGCGCTCTCGCGCTCGAGATCAAGGCGAGCCGCCACAGCGAGGGCAAGGGCGCCCCCGGAGGAGACCGGGTCGAGCTGACGCTGATCGGCAAGGGCCCCGTGGTCAGGGCGGAGGCGAGCGGTGCCGACAAGTACGCGGCCTTCGATGTCGCCCTCGGCCGGCTCCTCGAACGGGTGCGACGAGCCAAGGACCGCAAGAAGGTGCATCGCGGCCAGCATCGCCCGGTCTCGCTCCGGGACGCCGCCGCCGACGACTTCAGCGTCGTCGCCCTCCAGCCGGCCGACGCCGCCATCCTGGAAGCGGTGAGCACGGGCGTCGTGCCCGTCCAGGCCGAGCCGGCACCCGCGGACGACGAGATCGAGGACGAGCCGTACTGCCCCGTCGTCATCCGCAAGAAGGTCTTCGCGTCGGTCTCGATGACCGTCGACGACGCCGTCGACTACATGGAGCTCGTCGGCCACGACTTCTACCTCTTCATCGACGCCGACACCGGCCGCCCGAGCGTGGTCTACCGCCGCAAGGGCTGGGACTACGGCGTGATCGGCCTCGGCGACGAGGCGGACGAGCTCGCGGAGCAGGCCGCGGTCTGA
- a CDS encoding DUF58 domain-containing protein has product MHLTGRSVLVLLLGLVPVVLFGGRAETAFGVLGLWLLLWLVLVGVDLAVAGSPRAVVVERRVADRVRLGERAEAALLIANTGRRRIRGMVRDAWEPSAGAVATRSPLRLPPGERRSVTTVLVPRRRGERRALHVTVRSEGPLGLAGRQATLAAPAVIRVLPPFRSRRHLPSRLARLRELEGRTSVMIRGQGTEFDSLREYVRGDDVRSLDWRATARRREPVVRTWRPERDRRVILVLDTGRTSAARIDDEPRLDTAIEASLLLAALAASAGDRVDVLAFDRTRRARVHGATGTEVLGRVVDALAPVQPQLLETDWSAVPAQVRTLASQRSLVVLLTALDSVGSAEGMLAVLPQLTRQHTVVVACALDPELVELAADRSDRSAVYTAAAAQRSLTDSDRLAAAVRRLGGDVVLGSPERLPPLLADRYIALKAAGRL; this is encoded by the coding sequence GTGCACCTCACCGGGCGCTCCGTCCTCGTCCTGCTCCTCGGTCTCGTGCCGGTCGTCCTCTTCGGCGGGCGCGCCGAGACCGCGTTCGGCGTGCTCGGGCTCTGGCTGCTGCTCTGGCTCGTCCTCGTCGGAGTCGACCTCGCGGTCGCGGGATCGCCGCGCGCCGTCGTCGTCGAGCGCCGGGTCGCGGACCGGGTGCGCCTCGGCGAGCGGGCCGAGGCGGCCCTCCTGATCGCGAACACGGGCCGGAGGCGGATCCGCGGGATGGTCCGCGACGCCTGGGAGCCGTCGGCGGGCGCGGTCGCGACCCGTTCGCCGCTGCGCCTCCCGCCCGGTGAGCGGCGCTCGGTGACGACGGTGCTCGTGCCCCGCCGGCGCGGCGAGCGGCGGGCCCTGCACGTCACGGTGCGCTCGGAGGGGCCGCTCGGACTGGCCGGCCGGCAGGCCACCCTCGCCGCCCCCGCGGTGATCCGCGTGCTGCCGCCCTTCCGCTCGCGGCGGCACTTGCCGTCGAGACTGGCGCGCCTCCGCGAGCTCGAGGGACGCACGAGCGTGATGATCCGCGGCCAGGGGACCGAGTTCGACAGCCTCCGCGAGTACGTCCGCGGCGACGACGTCCGCTCGCTCGACTGGCGTGCGACCGCGCGCCGACGCGAGCCCGTGGTGCGCACCTGGCGGCCCGAGCGCGACCGGAGGGTGATCCTCGTGCTCGACACCGGGCGCACCAGTGCGGCGCGCATCGACGACGAGCCGCGCCTCGACACCGCGATCGAGGCGTCGCTCCTGCTCGCCGCCCTCGCCGCCTCGGCGGGCGACCGCGTCGACGTGCTCGCCTTCGACCGGACGCGGCGCGCCCGCGTCCACGGCGCGACCGGCACGGAGGTCCTCGGCCGCGTGGTCGACGCTCTCGCCCCCGTCCAGCCGCAGCTCCTCGAGACCGACTGGTCCGCCGTCCCCGCCCAGGTGCGCACTCTCGCCTCGCAGCGCTCCCTCGTCGTCCTGCTGACCGCGCTCGACTCCGTCGGCTCGGCCGAGGGCATGCTCGCCGTCCTCCCCCAGCTCACCCGGCAGCACACCGTCGTCGTCGCCTGCGCCCTCGATCCCGAGCTGGTCGAGCTGGCCGCCGATCGCAGCGACCGCAGCGCCGTCTACACGGCCGCCGCGGCCCAGCGCTCCCTCACCGACTCCGACCGCCTCGCCGCGGCCGTGCGCCGGCTCGGCGGCGACGTCGTCCTCGGGAGTCCCGAGCGGCTCCCCCCGCTCCTCGCCGACCGCTACATCGCGTTGAAGGCCGCCGGGCGGCTCTGA
- the mtrA gene encoding MtrAB system response regulator MtrA codes for MSARILVVDDDAALAEMIGIVLRAEEYDVFFCADGSGALDAFRRSRPDLVLLDLMLPGRDGIEVCREVRAESGVPIIMLTAKSDTSDVVQGLESGADDYMVKPFDPKELVARIKTRLRPAQVAANAVLQVGDLSLDVAGHEVRRGEARIGLTPLEFDLLLALASKPQQVFTREMLLEQVWGYHYKADTRLVNVHVQRLRAKVEKDPDDPRIVMTVRGVGYRAGAVLPS; via the coding sequence ATGAGCGCGCGAATTCTGGTGGTCGACGACGACGCGGCCCTCGCCGAGATGATCGGCATCGTGCTGCGGGCAGAGGAGTACGACGTCTTCTTCTGCGCCGACGGCTCGGGAGCGCTCGACGCGTTCCGCCGCTCCCGGCCCGATCTCGTCCTGCTCGACCTGATGCTGCCCGGCCGCGACGGCATCGAGGTCTGCCGCGAGGTCCGCGCCGAGTCGGGCGTGCCGATCATCATGCTGACGGCCAAGTCGGACACCTCCGACGTCGTGCAGGGCCTCGAGTCGGGTGCCGACGACTACATGGTCAAGCCGTTCGATCCCAAGGAGCTCGTCGCGCGGATCAAGACGCGGCTGCGGCCCGCTCAGGTGGCGGCCAACGCCGTGCTGCAGGTCGGGGACCTCAGCCTCGACGTGGCCGGTCACGAGGTCCGCCGCGGTGAGGCGCGGATCGGCCTGACCCCGCTCGAGTTCGACCTCCTCCTCGCCCTCGCCTCGAAGCCCCAGCAGGTGTTCACCCGCGAGATGCTGCTGGAGCAGGTCTGGGGCTACCACTACAAGGCCGACACCCGCCTCGTGAACGTGCACGTGCAGCGCCTGCGCGCCAAGGTCGAGAAGGACCCCGACGACCCCCGGATCGTGATGACCGTCCGCGGTGTCGGCTACCGCGCCGGCGCCGTGCTCCCGAGCTGA
- a CDS encoding MoxR family ATPase: MSDTSLPPTGLPPIGDDDLRVELDRVRTEVGRAVVGQDGAVSGLLIALLAGGHVLLEGVPGVAKTLLVRALSVSLGLDTRRVQFTPDLMPGDITGSLVYDASTSGFAFREGPVFTNLLLADEINRTPPKTQAALLEAMEERQVSVDGRTLALPDPFLVAATQNPVEYEGTYSLPEAQLDRFLLKLVLEVPPRDVEVEVLARHAAGFDPRDLAAAGVHPVLDASRLHAAQEAVRRVGAGPDVLGYIVDVARATRQSPSVKLGASPRGSTALLAASRAWAWLNGYSSITPDHVQAMVLPVLRHRIQLQPEAELEGVRTEAVLGGILQQVRVPV, translated from the coding sequence ATGAGCGACACGTCCCTCCCCCCGACCGGCCTGCCGCCGATCGGAGACGACGACCTGCGCGTCGAGCTCGACCGCGTGCGCACCGAGGTCGGACGCGCCGTCGTCGGCCAGGACGGCGCCGTCTCGGGTCTGCTGATCGCGCTCCTCGCCGGCGGCCACGTGCTGCTCGAGGGCGTCCCCGGAGTCGCGAAGACACTGCTCGTGCGCGCCCTGTCGGTCTCGCTCGGCCTCGACACGCGCCGCGTGCAGTTCACCCCGGACCTGATGCCCGGCGATATCACGGGCTCGCTCGTCTACGACGCCTCCACCTCGGGCTTCGCGTTCCGCGAGGGCCCCGTCTTCACGAACCTGCTCCTCGCCGACGAGATCAACCGCACGCCTCCGAAGACCCAGGCGGCCCTGCTCGAGGCGATGGAGGAGCGCCAGGTGAGCGTCGACGGGCGGACGCTCGCGCTGCCGGATCCGTTCCTCGTCGCGGCGACGCAGAACCCCGTCGAGTACGAGGGCACCTACTCGCTTCCCGAGGCGCAGCTCGACCGCTTCCTCCTCAAGCTCGTCCTCGAGGTGCCGCCGCGCGATGTCGAGGTCGAGGTGCTGGCGCGCCACGCGGCCGGATTCGATCCGCGCGACCTCGCCGCCGCGGGCGTGCACCCCGTGCTCGACGCCTCGCGCCTGCACGCGGCCCAGGAGGCGGTCCGCCGCGTCGGCGCCGGTCCCGACGTGCTCGGCTACATCGTCGACGTGGCGCGCGCCACCCGGCAGAGCCCGAGCGTGAAGCTCGGCGCGAGCCCCCGCGGCTCGACAGCGCTGCTCGCCGCGTCCCGCGCGTGGGCCTGGCTCAACGGCTACAGCTCGATCACCCCCGATCACGTGCAGGCGATGGTGCTGCCCGTCCTCCGGCACCGCATCCAGCTCCAGCCGGAGGCCGAGCTCGAGGGCGTGCGCACGGAGGCGGTCCTCGGCGGCATCCTCCAGCAGGTCCGCGTCCCGGTCTGA
- a CDS encoding DUF4129 domain-containing protein, which produces MIPGLLAGAPLDPHSQEARRLLLEELADPRYRAAEPTWFDRTVQAIRDWFFSLSVPTDGAGVPVAAVIGVAVLLALVVAALLIAGAPKRRRRSTVTGAVLADDDGRSADSIRTLAEAAAARGDFDEALVERFRALVRALDERTLVSHSPGTTAHGFARRASAAFPGSADALRAGADDFDRVRYLGRHCGAPEYERLRDLDRALAAATPDLGGAVDPLASLAPRR; this is translated from the coding sequence GTGATCCCGGGCCTGCTCGCGGGCGCGCCGCTCGACCCCCACTCGCAGGAGGCCCGCCGCCTCCTGCTCGAGGAGCTCGCCGATCCGCGCTACCGCGCCGCGGAGCCGACGTGGTTCGACCGCACGGTGCAGGCGATCCGCGACTGGTTCTTCTCCCTCTCGGTCCCGACCGACGGCGCCGGCGTGCCGGTCGCGGCGGTGATCGGAGTCGCGGTGCTGCTCGCGCTGGTCGTCGCCGCGCTGCTCATCGCGGGGGCGCCGAAGCGGCGCCGCCGGAGCACCGTCACCGGGGCCGTTCTCGCCGACGACGACGGGCGCTCCGCCGACAGCATCCGCACCCTCGCCGAGGCGGCCGCCGCGCGCGGCGACTTCGACGAGGCCCTCGTCGAGCGCTTCCGCGCACTCGTCCGCGCCCTCGACGAGCGGACCCTGGTCAGCCACTCCCCCGGCACCACCGCCCACGGATTCGCCCGGCGCGCCTCCGCGGCCTTCCCCGGCTCCGCCGACGCCCTGCGGGCCGGCGCCGACGACTTCGATCGCGTCCGCTACCTGGGCCGGCACTGCGGCGCCCCCGAGTACGAGCGCCTGCGCGACCTCGACCGCGCGCTCGCGGCGGCGACTCCCGACCTCGGTGGTGCCGTCGATCCGCTCGCGTCCCTCGCCCCGCGCCGATGA
- a CDS encoding DUF4350 domain-containing protein — MTSTADVTSPTLGALLRRGRVWALLLALVAVGTLLLTVATGAPTPAPDLDLDSAAPDGARALAQVLREQGIDVVRADDLGTALDASGDGATLLIDDPSAVLDESQYAGLGGAAGAIVLVQPTGAALDALLPQAAFAGAPLEEGSLPARCSLPAAERAASIPSGGSTYRILEGDAVGCFPAGDDAFALVTGTGPGGAPVTAIGDADLLRNGTIDEEGRAALALGLLGAEDRLVWYRVGLDDLVGSTAADPADLAPGWVTPALLLLVAVFVASAVWRGRRFGPLAVEPLPVVVHASETARGRARLYARGDTRLRALDALRIGTLHRVGASLGLSPSAGVDEIVPVTAELLGRDPAAVRRLLVDDLPADDAALVSASDELLRLESAVRAALVPSTTHPDRRPEGPHR, encoded by the coding sequence ATGACCTCGACCGCTGACGTCACGAGCCCGACCCTCGGCGCGCTGCTGCGGCGCGGGCGCGTGTGGGCGCTGCTGCTCGCCCTGGTGGCCGTCGGCACCCTCCTGCTCACCGTCGCGACCGGCGCGCCGACCCCCGCTCCCGACCTCGACCTCGACAGCGCGGCTCCCGACGGAGCGCGAGCGCTCGCCCAGGTGCTGCGCGAGCAGGGGATCGACGTCGTCCGCGCCGACGACCTCGGCACCGCGCTCGACGCCTCGGGCGACGGCGCGACCCTGCTGATCGACGACCCGAGCGCCGTCCTGGACGAGTCGCAGTACGCGGGGCTCGGCGGCGCGGCCGGCGCGATCGTCCTCGTGCAGCCCACCGGCGCCGCGCTCGACGCCCTCCTGCCGCAGGCCGCCTTCGCCGGCGCCCCGCTGGAGGAGGGCAGCCTCCCGGCCCGCTGCTCGCTCCCCGCAGCCGAGCGCGCCGCGAGCATCCCCTCCGGCGGCAGCACCTACCGCATCCTCGAGGGCGACGCGGTCGGCTGCTTCCCGGCCGGCGACGACGCCTTCGCCCTGGTCACCGGCACCGGCCCGGGAGGTGCACCCGTCACGGCGATCGGGGACGCCGACCTCCTGCGCAACGGCACGATCGACGAGGAGGGCCGCGCGGCCCTCGCGCTGGGACTGCTCGGCGCCGAGGACCGGCTGGTCTGGTACCGCGTCGGGCTCGACGACCTGGTCGGCTCGACCGCCGCCGACCCCGCCGACCTCGCTCCGGGCTGGGTGACCCCGGCGCTCCTGCTGCTGGTGGCCGTCTTCGTCGCCTCGGCCGTCTGGCGCGGCCGCCGCTTCGGCCCCCTGGCCGTCGAGCCGCTGCCCGTCGTCGTGCACGCGAGCGAGACCGCGCGCGGTCGCGCCCGGCTCTACGCGCGCGGCGACACCCGGCTCCGGGCCCTCGACGCCCTCCGGATCGGCACGCTGCACCGCGTCGGCGCGTCGCTCGGGCTCTCACCCTCGGCCGGCGTCGACGAGATCGTGCCGGTCACCGCCGAGCTCCTCGGCCGCGACCCGGCCGCCGTCCGCCGCCTCCTGGTCGACGATCTGCCCGCCGACGACGCGGCCCTCGTGTCGGCGTCCGACGAGCTCCTCCGCCTCGAGAGCGCCGTCCGCGCCGCGCTCGTCCCCTCGACCACGCACCCCGACCGCCGACCGGAAGGCCCCCACCGATGA
- a CDS encoding ComF family protein, whose amino-acid sequence MLRDSLLDALAVLLPVDCPACGSPARAGPCEQCRGELAAAGRPGRRALGPEDRPLEVVTGADYAGVVRRLVLALKDEGRVAAAPPLAVLLRPALRLALGGDAAVLVVPPGSYGRRLRRGYDPVELIVRAAGGRVARPLRRARHSRDQVGLGRLERRGNLDGAFRARRPLEALPPVLLVDDVVTSGATLLEMRRAVEAAGGSVRGAVAVAATSARRRQRLTGDSPGSPMILG is encoded by the coding sequence ATGCTCCGCGACTCCCTGCTCGACGCCCTCGCCGTCCTCCTCCCCGTCGACTGCCCCGCCTGCGGGAGCCCCGCCCGCGCCGGGCCCTGCGAGCAGTGCCGCGGCGAGCTCGCGGCGGCCGGGCGGCCAGGGCGACGGGCGCTCGGGCCGGAGGATCGCCCGCTCGAGGTCGTCACCGGCGCGGACTACGCGGGAGTGGTGCGCAGACTCGTCCTCGCGCTCAAGGACGAGGGGCGGGTCGCGGCGGCCCCTCCGCTCGCGGTGCTGCTGCGGCCGGCGCTGCGCCTGGCCCTCGGTGGCGACGCCGCGGTGCTCGTCGTCCCGCCCGGGTCGTACGGCCGGCGACTCCGCCGCGGCTACGACCCGGTCGAGCTCATCGTCCGCGCCGCGGGAGGCCGCGTCGCGCGACCGCTCCGGCGGGCCAGGCACTCGCGCGACCAGGTGGGCCTCGGGCGTCTGGAGCGCCGCGGCAACCTCGACGGCGCCTTCCGCGCCCGCCGCCCGCTCGAGGCCCTCCCACCGGTGCTGCTCGTCGACGACGTCGTGACCTCGGGCGCGACCCTGCTCGAGATGCGGCGCGCCGTCGAGGCGGCGGGCGGAAGCGTACGCGGAGCGGTCGCGGTCGCGGCGACCTCCGCGCGCCGTCGTCAGCGATTGACGGGGGACTCACCGGGGTCCCCGATGATCCTCGGATGA
- a CDS encoding GerMN domain-containing protein — protein sequence MLRTLATALLLVLALAGCAGIPRSGDVGVGQPDSAPQDLEYDFLPSGPAAGASQRDILNGFIDAASSPQNNYKIAREFLSSGADWTPSEHVTVDEGQRSQVQPSTSTLTLTITPVAEVDGSGVYTEVSTTAALSLDYGFVQENGEWRISAPPSGVVIDRTTFEQVFSTHTLYFFDPSYSFLVPDLRWFASRADSSTSTTIVTELLRGPTVWLRDSGAAVSAFPSGTALAAETVPVEAQRAVVDLNSAALEADERQWRLMALQLSRSLGNVSNVTGVTLSVEQNPIEVAGETNGLPTSPRVDTRPLVLTDDAFGFLGSSGLAETAVSDRVRALSPTAVVLGEQRGADSDASAAVLSSAGVTLVAPGRNDVLLDARSGLIAPSTDPLGYVWSIPGASPSQLVAYSPDGATSYQVATAWSEIDSLASVAVSRDGTRLLALAQDGQQATVLMAGITRSASGEPLAVGEPVVLRSTLGTAIAASWTDELDVVSVVRASTGEDAVTLNQIGGGATSLGTTTGTRQIAAGNASTQIRILAEGGELRQQRGSAWQTVATDVRVLAVQTGMGS from the coding sequence ATGCTCCGCACCCTCGCCACCGCCCTCCTGCTCGTGCTCGCCCTCGCCGGCTGCGCGGGCATCCCCCGCAGCGGCGATGTCGGCGTCGGGCAGCCCGACTCGGCACCGCAGGACCTCGAGTACGACTTCCTGCCGTCCGGACCGGCCGCCGGGGCCTCGCAGCGCGACATCCTCAACGGCTTCATCGACGCGGCCTCCAGCCCGCAGAACAACTACAAGATCGCCCGCGAGTTCCTCTCCTCCGGAGCCGACTGGACGCCGAGCGAGCACGTGACCGTCGACGAGGGCCAGCGCTCGCAGGTCCAGCCGTCGACGTCGACCCTGACCCTCACGATCACCCCCGTGGCCGAGGTCGACGGCAGCGGCGTGTACACCGAGGTCTCGACCACCGCCGCGCTCAGCCTCGACTACGGCTTCGTGCAGGAGAACGGCGAGTGGCGCATCAGCGCGCCGCCGAGCGGAGTGGTGATCGACAGGACCACGTTCGAGCAGGTCTTCTCGACGCACACGCTCTACTTCTTCGACCCGAGCTACAGCTTCCTCGTGCCGGACCTCCGCTGGTTCGCGTCCCGCGCCGACAGCTCGACGAGCACGACGATCGTCACCGAGCTGCTGCGCGGGCCGACCGTCTGGCTGCGCGACTCCGGCGCGGCCGTCTCGGCCTTCCCGTCGGGGACGGCGCTCGCCGCCGAGACCGTGCCGGTCGAGGCGCAGCGGGCCGTCGTCGACCTCAACTCCGCGGCGCTCGAGGCCGATGAGCGGCAGTGGCGCCTGATGGCGCTTCAGCTGAGCCGCAGCCTCGGCAACGTCTCGAACGTCACGGGAGTGACGCTCTCGGTCGAGCAGAACCCGATCGAGGTGGCGGGCGAGACGAACGGACTCCCCACCTCGCCGCGGGTCGACACCCGGCCGCTCGTGCTCACCGACGACGCCTTCGGCTTCCTCGGCTCCTCGGGACTCGCCGAGACGGCGGTCTCGGACCGGGTGCGCGCGCTGTCGCCGACCGCCGTGGTGCTGGGCGAGCAGCGGGGAGCCGACTCCGATGCGTCCGCCGCGGTGCTCTCGAGCGCCGGGGTGACGCTCGTGGCTCCGGGGCGGAACGACGTGCTGCTCGACGCCCGGTCGGGCCTGATCGCCCCCAGCACGGATCCGCTCGGCTACGTCTGGTCGATCCCCGGCGCCTCGCCGAGCCAGCTCGTCGCCTACTCGCCCGACGGAGCGACGTCGTACCAGGTCGCCACGGCCTGGTCCGAGATCGACTCCCTGGCCTCGGTCGCGGTCTCGCGCGACGGCACGCGCCTGCTGGCCCTCGCCCAGGACGGCCAGCAGGCGACGGTGCTGATGGCCGGCATCACCCGCTCGGCGTCGGGGGAGCCCCTCGCGGTCGGCGAGCCCGTGGTGCTCCGATCGACCCTCGGAACGGCGATCGCCGCGAGCTGGACGGACGAGCTCGATGTCGTCTCGGTCGTGCGCGCCTCGACGGGGGAGGACGCCGTCACGCTCAACCAGATCGGAGGCGGCGCCACGTCGCTCGGCACCACCACCGGGACCCGGCAGATCGCGGCGGGCAACGCGTCCACCCAGATCCGGATCCTCGCCGAGGGCGGCGAGCTGCGACAGCAGCGCGGGTCGGCGTGGCAGACGGTCGCCACCGACGTGCGGGTGCTGGCGGTGCAGACCGGCATGGGGTCCTGA